The proteins below are encoded in one region of Hordeum vulgare subsp. vulgare chromosome 3H, MorexV3_pseudomolecules_assembly, whole genome shotgun sequence:
- the LOC123444688 gene encoding kinetochore protein NUF2 homolog isoform X2 yields the protein MMESGFVFPILSPVVIAEQLSQYGIAPVANLRPENIANPQPDLLPGVLARFFDSFVDAPGDGEDGLLRFSDLEVLDNPEHHAEAIRALHLYIKSQAFLDSIKFKDFTLADFTRPTPDRVVVVLSALVNFLLYREEKVTLLQPIVSETPDYHERTLELKARIAQLQKEITDHELAVQMEEPMAQQLEADVNALQQKVQVYNKQQLTLRAKAAAINDKKEEIHRKITQADFELTKHAQENSRLMSKLVKSPEKVKRVLEEKKSARAKLKESEKIAMQNDQEKSAALEIRNKAHEKLTKQHSKIQHVHEQLVAAKTVEKEVKARKAKLNDESVSVMSFDALIVDWQGKVHEMEERLKGKVEERNQITADENQKLGALSSEIEGKLCLELREKKVEAMIAKAWCLCREAASVKTASMAEQQKSRAEFDNIVKEYNAYMDSFNPFLEQVEEAVR from the exons ATGATGGAGTCCGGCTTCGTGTTCCCAATACTGTCGCCGGTGGTGATCGCGGAGCAGCTGTCCCAGTACGGGATCGCCCCCGTCGCGAACCTCCGCCCCGAGAACATCGCCAACCCGCAGCCCGACCTGCTCCCTGGCGTCCTCGCCCGCTTCTTTGACTCCTTCGTCGATGCCCCCGG GGACGGTGAGGACGGGCTGCTAAGGTTCAGCGACTTGGAGGTGCTGGACAACCCAGAGCACCATGCGGAGGCCATCCGAGCGCTGCACCTCTACATCAAGTCGCAGGCCTTCCTCGACTCCATCAAGTTCAAGGACTTCACGCTTGCCGACTTCACCCGCCCCACTCCGGACCGCGTCGTCGTGGTCCTCAGCGCCCTCGTCAACTTCCTCTTGTACAGGGAGGAGAAGGTCACCCTCTTGCAGCCCATCGTCAGCGAGACCCCCGACTACCACGAGCGCACTCTGGAGCTCAAGGCCAGGATAGCCCAG CTTCAGAAAGAGATTACGGATCATGAGCTTGCGGTGCAAATGGAGGAGCCCATGGCCCAGCAGCTGGAAGCGGATGTCAATGCTCTGCAGCAGAAAGTTCAGGTTTACAACAAGCAGCAACTGACCCTGCGAGCAAAAGCCGCAGCCATCAATGACAAGAAAGAGGAGATCCACAGGAAG ATAACCCAGGCTGATTTTGAGTTGACTAAACATGCCCAAGAAAACTCCAGATTGATGTCCAAATTAGTAAAGTCCCCAGAAAAAGTAAAG AGGGTCTTGGAAGAGAAGAAATCAGCCCGTGCTAAGTTGAAGGAGTCTGAGAAAATAGCGATGCAAAATGATCAAGAGAAATCTGCCGCTTTGGAGATACGCAATAAG GCTCATGAAAAACTGACGAAGCAACACTCTAAAATCCAGCACGTACATGAACAG CTTGTTGCTGCTAAAACAGTTGAAAAGGAAGTTAAAGCTCGCAAAGCTAAGCTTAATGATGAAAGTGTATCAGTTATGTCATTCGACGCACTGATTGTTGATTGGCAAGGAAAAG TACATGAAATGGAGGAGCGTCTCAAGGGGAAAGTGGAAGAAAGGAATCAAATAACAGCAGATGAAAATCAGAAGCTGGGCGCTTTGAGCTCCGAGATTGAGGGTAAACTGTGCCTTGAACTTAGAGAAAAGAAAGTGGAGGCAATGATCGCTAAA GCTTGGTGTTTGTGTAGGGAAGCTGCTTCAGTAAAGACTGCTTCCATGGCAGAACAGCAGAAAAGTCGCGCAGAATTCGACAACATTGTGAAGGAG
- the LOC123444688 gene encoding kinetochore protein NUF2 homolog isoform X1, translating into MCQQSSSPCKFILAIAPWQFLGFWVVLMRSSRTVGTMMESGFVFPILSPVVIAEQLSQYGIAPVANLRPENIANPQPDLLPGVLARFFDSFVDAPGDGEDGLLRFSDLEVLDNPEHHAEAIRALHLYIKSQAFLDSIKFKDFTLADFTRPTPDRVVVVLSALVNFLLYREEKVTLLQPIVSETPDYHERTLELKARIAQLQKEITDHELAVQMEEPMAQQLEADVNALQQKVQVYNKQQLTLRAKAAAINDKKEEIHRKITQADFELTKHAQENSRLMSKLVKSPEKVKRVLEEKKSARAKLKESEKIAMQNDQEKSAALEIRNKAHEKLTKQHSKIQHVHEQLVAAKTVEKEVKARKAKLNDESVSVMSFDALIVDWQGKVHEMEERLKGKVEERNQITADENQKLGALSSEIEGKLCLELREKKVEAMIAKAWCLCREAASVKTASMAEQQKSRAEFDNIVKEYNAYMDSFNPFLEQVEEAVR; encoded by the exons ATGTGCCAACAGTCATCAAGCCCTTGTAAATTTATCCTGGCCATTGCACCATGGCAATTTCTTGGGTTTTGGGTTGTGCTGATG AGGAGTAGTAGGACCGTCGGCACCATGATGGAGTCCGGCTTCGTGTTCCCAATACTGTCGCCGGTGGTGATCGCGGAGCAGCTGTCCCAGTACGGGATCGCCCCCGTCGCGAACCTCCGCCCCGAGAACATCGCCAACCCGCAGCCCGACCTGCTCCCTGGCGTCCTCGCCCGCTTCTTTGACTCCTTCGTCGATGCCCCCGG GGACGGTGAGGACGGGCTGCTAAGGTTCAGCGACTTGGAGGTGCTGGACAACCCAGAGCACCATGCGGAGGCCATCCGAGCGCTGCACCTCTACATCAAGTCGCAGGCCTTCCTCGACTCCATCAAGTTCAAGGACTTCACGCTTGCCGACTTCACCCGCCCCACTCCGGACCGCGTCGTCGTGGTCCTCAGCGCCCTCGTCAACTTCCTCTTGTACAGGGAGGAGAAGGTCACCCTCTTGCAGCCCATCGTCAGCGAGACCCCCGACTACCACGAGCGCACTCTGGAGCTCAAGGCCAGGATAGCCCAG CTTCAGAAAGAGATTACGGATCATGAGCTTGCGGTGCAAATGGAGGAGCCCATGGCCCAGCAGCTGGAAGCGGATGTCAATGCTCTGCAGCAGAAAGTTCAGGTTTACAACAAGCAGCAACTGACCCTGCGAGCAAAAGCCGCAGCCATCAATGACAAGAAAGAGGAGATCCACAGGAAG ATAACCCAGGCTGATTTTGAGTTGACTAAACATGCCCAAGAAAACTCCAGATTGATGTCCAAATTAGTAAAGTCCCCAGAAAAAGTAAAG AGGGTCTTGGAAGAGAAGAAATCAGCCCGTGCTAAGTTGAAGGAGTCTGAGAAAATAGCGATGCAAAATGATCAAGAGAAATCTGCCGCTTTGGAGATACGCAATAAG GCTCATGAAAAACTGACGAAGCAACACTCTAAAATCCAGCACGTACATGAACAG CTTGTTGCTGCTAAAACAGTTGAAAAGGAAGTTAAAGCTCGCAAAGCTAAGCTTAATGATGAAAGTGTATCAGTTATGTCATTCGACGCACTGATTGTTGATTGGCAAGGAAAAG TACATGAAATGGAGGAGCGTCTCAAGGGGAAAGTGGAAGAAAGGAATCAAATAACAGCAGATGAAAATCAGAAGCTGGGCGCTTTGAGCTCCGAGATTGAGGGTAAACTGTGCCTTGAACTTAGAGAAAAGAAAGTGGAGGCAATGATCGCTAAA GCTTGGTGTTTGTGTAGGGAAGCTGCTTCAGTAAAGACTGCTTCCATGGCAGAACAGCAGAAAAGTCGCGCAGAATTCGACAACATTGTGAAGGAG